The stretch of DNA TTGTATTAAAAGCAAAACAGCTAAGTGAGTTTGAAGGCGGAGCCGAGCGTGAAAGCGATGATAGGCTAAGAGAGCGTGCAGTTTTAAGCTTAGAGCGTTTCTCAACTGCAGGCAGTGCTAAAGCATATACTTATCAAACACTAAGCGCAAATGCAAAGGTGTTGGAGTGTAGTGTGCTAAATGGCGGTGCTGGAGTGGTGCAAATTTATCTCAAAACTACCGACATGAGCGAAGAGACTAGAGCTGATGTGGAGAGCTTTTTAAATGCTGAGAAGGTCAGGCCACTAACCGACAATCTAAGCGTGTTAAATGCTACAAAGATAGATGTAAAGGTAGTAGCTACTCTTGAGCTAACAGATATGCTCTTTCAAGACGAAATTGCTAAGAGTATATCAGCTCTGCCAATTAGCCTTAGTCTTGGAGAGGATCTAAATTTAAGCTATATCTATAAAAATCTACACATCAACGGCGTTTATAGAGTAAGTCTTAAAGAGCCACTTAATGATAAAAAGATAAGCGTAAAAGAATTTGTAAATTTAAGCTATGAGATAAGCTACAAAAAGGCCGAGTTATGAGCTTACTACCTAACCACAAAAGTAAATTTGATAAGAAATTTGACTTGCTTTTTGGCGTAAGGTTTGAGGATCTAGACATTGGTGTCATAAATACTCTTGCAAGCAAAGCTCCAAAAAATTTACTGCCAGTACTTGCAGCTAGCTTTGATGTAGATATTGATGGACTAAACGAGAATGAAGCTAGAGAGCTCATAAAAAATGCCTTCGAGATACATTACTACTCAGGCACTTTTTATAGTCTAAATAAGGCGTTAAGCGCACTTTATGCAGATGCCAAGGTGAAAGAGTGGTTCGATTATGCAGGACTACCTTATCACTTCAAACTAGAGCTTGATGCAAGTAAAAATGGCGTAAGCCCACAAACACTAAAGAGATCTGATGAGATCATAAACGCCTATAAAAACGTGCGTAGCGTCTATGATGGAGCAAGCATAAAAGCCACTGCTAGCATAAATTTAAAAGCTTACTCTTACACATTTAGCGGTGAAAACATAAGTGTAGATCCTTACGTAGTCTCAAATATAAGTGAGAGTGCAAGCTTTAAAGTAGGAGCTACTACGCAGATAAACGAGATCATAAGCATACCAATCGATGCAATAAGAGTTTTAACAAGATAAAGGACGGATAAATGAAGCAATACACACTTTTAACAGCTAGTGGCATAAACAAGCTTTTAAAAACCGCTAGCGACGGATCAAAGATAGCTCTAAAAGAGATCGTAGTGAGTGATTACGAAGGAGAGCTAAGCGAACAAACCACATCGATACCAAATGAGAAATACAGAGGTGCAATAAACGCCATAACGATAGACGAAAACGATAATAACATACTTGACGTCGATTCCATAATACCGCCTGAAGTTGGCGGATTTTACATAAAAACGGCTGGCATATACTGCGATGATGG from Campylobacter concisus encodes:
- a CDS encoding phage tail protein I, whose translation is MSLLPNHKSKFDKKFDLLFGVRFEDLDIGVINTLASKAPKNLLPVLAASFDVDIDGLNENEARELIKNAFEIHYYSGTFYSLNKALSALYADAKVKEWFDYAGLPYHFKLELDASKNGVSPQTLKRSDEIINAYKNVRSVYDGASIKATASINLKAYSYTFSGENISVDPYVVSNISESASFKVGATTQINEIISIPIDAIRVLTR
- a CDS encoding baseplate J/gp47 family protein, whose protein sequence is MNLKQLPYPNVIEVLKYDEILNNVKNLFKEHLTDDEISLLESDNYSALLETLAYRELLLRARINDSVKAMLLPLSTGDDLDNIVAIYGIERLKGEKPTAQSEFTLSMPRSSDTYLPKGLILRSENGEIATLKSEVVIRTNELKAVGVIILDEFTKTSKAKCEYIQTPLPFVLKAKQLSEFEGGAERESDDRLRERAVLSLERFSTAGSAKAYTYQTLSANAKVLECSVLNGGAGVVQIYLKTTDMSEETRADVESFLNAEKVRPLTDNLSVLNATKIDVKVVATLELTDMLFQDEIAKSISALPISLSLGEDLNLSYIYKNLHINGVYRVSLKEPLNDKKISVKEFVNLSYEISYKKAEL